A single genomic interval of Nonomuraea rubra harbors:
- a CDS encoding NAD(P)-binding domain-containing protein → MEQSEAVVIGAGQAGLSSAYFLRRYGIEPVVLDAGQGAGGAWRHRSPTLTMEKVHGVFDLPGLPQREADGDGERPAAEVVPAYYAAYESGTGLHVVRPVRVTAVRDGAAGRLVIETDAGEWAARAVINATGTWTRPYWPYYPGAAGFAGRQLHYAGYRGPEEFAGRGVVVVGGGASAMHVLSELAGVAAATAWVTRRPPVFRDDDFGLDARREAVALVDSRVRAGLPPQSVVSATGLTYSTVVRESMEKGVLNRLPMFERIVEDGVLWADGTHLAADTIVWATGFRAALDHLAPLRLREPGGGIRVDGTQVVKEPRLQLVGYGPTASTIGANRAGRTAARNVRALLSDPVAA, encoded by the coding sequence GTGGAGCAGAGCGAGGCCGTGGTCATCGGCGCCGGGCAGGCGGGGCTGTCGAGCGCCTACTTCCTGCGCCGGTACGGCATCGAGCCCGTCGTGCTGGACGCCGGCCAGGGCGCGGGAGGGGCCTGGCGCCATCGGTCGCCCACGCTGACCATGGAGAAGGTGCACGGCGTCTTCGACCTGCCCGGCCTGCCCCAGCGGGAGGCCGACGGGGACGGCGAGCGGCCCGCCGCCGAGGTGGTGCCCGCGTACTACGCCGCGTACGAGAGCGGGACGGGCCTGCACGTGGTCCGGCCCGTCAGGGTCACGGCGGTCCGGGACGGCGCGGCCGGCCGGCTGGTGATCGAGACGGACGCGGGGGAGTGGGCGGCCAGGGCCGTGATCAACGCCACCGGCACCTGGACCAGGCCGTACTGGCCGTACTACCCGGGCGCGGCCGGCTTCGCGGGGCGGCAGCTGCACTACGCCGGTTACCGGGGGCCGGAGGAGTTCGCCGGGCGCGGCGTGGTCGTGGTGGGCGGCGGCGCCTCGGCGATGCACGTGCTGTCCGAGCTGGCGGGCGTGGCGGCCGCGACGGCCTGGGTCACCCGCAGGCCGCCCGTCTTCAGGGACGACGACTTCGGCCTGGACGCCAGGCGGGAGGCCGTGGCCCTGGTGGACTCGCGCGTGCGCGCGGGCCTGCCGCCCCAGAGCGTCGTCAGCGCCACCGGCCTCACCTACAGCACGGTCGTGCGCGAGTCGATGGAGAAGGGCGTGCTGAACCGGCTGCCGATGTTCGAGCGCATCGTGGAGGACGGGGTGCTGTGGGCCGACGGCACGCACCTGGCCGCCGACACCATCGTCTGGGCGACCGGCTTCCGCGCGGCCCTCGACCACCTGGCCCCGCTGCGCCTGCGCGAGCCCGGCGGCGGCATCCGCGTGGACGGCACCCAGGTCGTCAAGGAGCCCCGGCTCCAGCTCGTCGGCTACGGCCCCACGGCCAGCACGATCGGCGCCAACCGGGCCGGTCGCACGGCGGCCCGCAACGTGCGCGCCCTGCTGTCCGACCCCGTCGCCGCCTGA
- a CDS encoding LacI family DNA-binding transcriptional regulator — protein MPSSPRRATLATVAASAGVSVATVSKVLNGRSDVSPATRSLVQSLLQQHDYVAPAPRREPPGLATVELQFDADLNAYSTEIIQGAVAAGAEAGVGIVVSIRSGAARTTAWARGLVAAGRRALIAVTGELTSGQPAALARARLPLVLIDPLNLPRTQVTSIGSTNFAGGLAATQHLLSLGHRRIAYIGGPATAGCNQARLHGYRAAMESEGAPVLPGFVRSGHFRYHDGMVSGAAVLDLPHAPTAIFAGCDEVAVGIMEAARARGLRIPEDLSVVGFDDTQIAQLTSPPLTTVRQPLREMGGVALRTALRLAAGERVDSHHVELATELVVRGSTAPVPRRA, from the coding sequence ATGCCATCCAGTCCTAGACGCGCCACGCTGGCCACGGTCGCGGCCTCGGCCGGAGTGTCGGTCGCGACCGTCTCCAAGGTGCTCAACGGCCGCAGCGACGTCTCGCCCGCCACCCGCTCGCTCGTGCAGTCGCTGCTGCAGCAGCACGACTACGTCGCGCCCGCGCCGCGCCGCGAGCCGCCCGGGCTGGCCACGGTGGAGCTGCAGTTCGACGCCGACCTGAACGCGTACTCCACCGAGATCATCCAGGGCGCGGTGGCCGCCGGGGCGGAGGCCGGGGTCGGGATCGTCGTCAGCATCAGAAGCGGCGCCGCCCGTACCACCGCCTGGGCCCGCGGGCTGGTCGCGGCCGGCCGGCGGGCGCTGATCGCCGTCACCGGCGAGCTCACCTCCGGACAGCCGGCGGCGCTGGCCAGGGCGCGGCTGCCGCTCGTCCTCATCGACCCGCTCAACCTGCCGCGCACCCAGGTCACCAGCATCGGCTCGACCAATTTCGCCGGCGGACTGGCCGCCACCCAGCACCTGCTCTCGCTCGGGCACCGGCGCATCGCCTACATCGGCGGGCCGGCCACCGCGGGCTGCAACCAGGCGCGGCTGCACGGCTACCGGGCGGCCATGGAGTCGGAGGGGGCGCCGGTGCTGCCCGGGTTCGTGCGCTCGGGGCACTTCCGCTACCACGACGGGATGGTGAGCGGGGCGGCGGTGCTCGACCTGCCGCACGCGCCGACGGCCATCTTCGCCGGCTGCGACGAGGTGGCCGTGGGGATCATGGAGGCGGCCCGGGCACGGGGGCTGCGGATCCCCGAGGACCTGAGCGTCGTGGGGTTCGACGACACGCAGATCGCCCAGCTCACCTCGCCGCCGCTGACGACCGTCAGGCAGCCGCTGCGGGAGATGGGCGGGGTCGCCCTGCGCACGGCGCTGCGGCTGGCGGCCGGGGAGAGGGTCGACTCCCACCACGTGGAGCTGGCCACAGAGCTGGTCGTGCGCGGCTCCACCGCCCCGGTCCCGCGCCGCGCCTGA
- a CDS encoding glycoside hydrolase family 3 N-terminal domain-containing protein, with amino-acid sequence MTALDRTPTAERALRPWQDPALAVADRVEALLAEMTLEEKVGQLGSRWLGNDMSPASGDAGEAPDETPGETPGETPGEALNVAPMQDVFAASGTVPLEESVRHGLGHLTRVHGSAPVTPAEGAAEVVRLQRAVLAASRLGIPAIVHEECLTGFTAYGATVYPAAIAWAATFDPGLVERMAAAIGADMRAVGVHQGLSPVLDVVRDYRWGRVEETMGEDPYLVATLGAAYVRGLESAGVVATLKHFAGYSASRAARNHGPVPMGRRELMDMILPPFETAIALGGARSVMNSYSDVDGVPAGADPWLLTEVLREEWGFTGTVVSDYWAVPFLATMHLVAADPEEAGVLALGAGIDVELPDTLGFGQHLAERVRRGELPEALVDRAVRRVLTQKAQLGLLDPGWTPEESVAGAGSVDLDSPANRALARELAERSIILLDAGTVLPLLGEGKGAGDNAGEGDNAGEGEGAGENGGRTVPRRVAVVGPAAHDPRTFMGCYAFPNHVLPRHPGLGLGLEAPTVLDALTAELPGAEIRYAQGCEVRGEDRSGFAGAVAAARDADVCVAVVGDLAGLFGQGTSGEGCDADDLRLPGVQGDLLAELAATGTPLVVVVVSGRPYALGEVHAYAAALVQAFMPGEEGGAAIAGVLSGRIQPAGRLPVQIPRGPGGQPGTYLQPPLGTDSHGISNLDPTPLFPFGYGASYTTFEVSGLRLSHEEVPTDGEFTATVTVRNTGGRAGEEVVQLYLHDVLAQVTRPVRQLTGYARVRLEPGESAEVAFGVHADRTAFTGRDLRRVVDPGDVEVLVGTSAADLPCRGVVRLTGSSRHVGHDRRLVTLAEVRGRGGADAIQS; translated from the coding sequence ATGACGGCTCTTGATCGGACCCCGACGGCGGAGCGGGCACTTCGCCCGTGGCAGGACCCGGCGCTCGCCGTGGCCGACCGAGTCGAAGCCCTCCTTGCGGAGATGACCCTGGAGGAGAAGGTCGGCCAGCTCGGCAGCCGGTGGCTCGGCAACGACATGAGCCCCGCGTCCGGGGACGCCGGCGAGGCACCGGACGAGACACCGGGCGAGACACCGGGCGAGACACCGGGCGAGGCGCTGAACGTGGCGCCGATGCAGGACGTGTTCGCCGCCTCGGGGACCGTGCCGCTGGAGGAGTCCGTCCGCCACGGGCTCGGCCACCTGACCCGCGTGCACGGCAGCGCCCCGGTCACCCCGGCGGAGGGCGCGGCCGAGGTGGTCCGCCTGCAGCGCGCCGTCCTGGCGGCGTCCAGGCTCGGCATCCCCGCGATCGTGCACGAGGAGTGCCTGACCGGCTTCACCGCGTACGGCGCCACCGTCTACCCGGCGGCCATCGCCTGGGCCGCCACGTTCGACCCCGGGCTGGTCGAGCGGATGGCCGCCGCGATCGGCGCCGACATGCGGGCCGTGGGCGTCCACCAGGGGCTGTCCCCCGTGCTGGACGTGGTGCGCGACTACCGGTGGGGGCGGGTCGAGGAGACCATGGGCGAGGACCCGTACCTCGTCGCCACGCTCGGCGCCGCCTACGTGCGCGGCCTGGAGAGCGCCGGGGTCGTCGCCACGCTCAAGCACTTCGCCGGCTACTCCGCCTCGCGCGCCGCGCGCAACCACGGCCCCGTGCCGATGGGGCGGCGCGAGCTGATGGACATGATCCTGCCGCCGTTCGAGACCGCCATCGCGCTGGGCGGGGCCCGGTCGGTGATGAACTCCTACTCCGACGTGGACGGCGTGCCCGCCGGGGCCGACCCGTGGCTGCTGACCGAGGTGCTGCGCGAGGAGTGGGGGTTCACCGGGACCGTCGTCTCCGACTACTGGGCCGTCCCGTTCCTGGCCACCATGCACCTGGTCGCCGCCGATCCGGAGGAGGCCGGCGTGCTCGCGCTCGGCGCCGGCATCGACGTCGAGCTGCCCGACACGCTCGGGTTCGGGCAGCACCTGGCCGAGCGGGTGCGGCGCGGCGAGCTGCCCGAGGCCCTGGTGGACCGGGCGGTGCGCCGCGTGCTCACCCAGAAGGCGCAGCTCGGGCTGCTCGACCCCGGCTGGACGCCGGAGGAGTCGGTCGCCGGAGCCGGGTCCGTGGACCTCGACTCGCCCGCCAACCGGGCGCTGGCCAGGGAGCTCGCCGAGCGGTCGATCATCCTGCTGGACGCCGGAACCGTGCTGCCCCTGCTGGGCGAAGGCAAGGGTGCGGGCGACAACGCGGGCGAAGGCGACAACGCGGGCGAAGGCGAGGGTGCGGGCGAGAACGGGGGGCGTACGGTGCCGCGCCGGGTGGCCGTGGTCGGGCCCGCCGCGCACGACCCCCGCACGTTCATGGGCTGTTACGCCTTCCCCAACCACGTGCTGCCCCGCCACCCCGGCCTCGGCCTCGGCCTGGAGGCGCCCACCGTGCTCGACGCGCTCACCGCCGAGCTGCCCGGGGCGGAGATCCGCTACGCCCAGGGCTGCGAGGTGCGGGGCGAGGACCGCTCGGGCTTCGCCGGCGCGGTGGCCGCCGCCCGCGACGCGGACGTGTGCGTGGCCGTGGTGGGCGACCTGGCGGGCCTGTTCGGCCAGGGCACGTCGGGGGAGGGCTGCGACGCCGACGACCTGCGGCTGCCCGGCGTGCAGGGCGACCTGCTGGCCGAGCTGGCCGCCACCGGCACGCCGCTGGTCGTGGTGGTCGTCTCGGGCCGCCCGTACGCGCTCGGCGAGGTGCACGCGTACGCCGCCGCGCTGGTCCAGGCGTTCATGCCCGGCGAGGAGGGCGGCGCCGCCATCGCCGGCGTGCTGTCCGGCCGCATCCAGCCCGCGGGCCGGCTGCCCGTGCAGATCCCGCGCGGCCCAGGCGGCCAGCCGGGCACCTACCTGCAACCCCCGCTGGGCACCGACAGCCACGGCATCAGCAACCTCGACCCGACACCGCTGTTCCCCTTCGGGTACGGCGCCTCCTACACCACCTTCGAGGTCTCCGGCCTGCGCCTGAGCCACGAGGAGGTGCCCACCGACGGAGAGTTCACCGCGACGGTCACCGTGCGCAACACCGGCGGCCGGGCCGGGGAGGAGGTCGTCCAGCTCTACCTGCACGACGTGCTCGCCCAGGTCACCAGGCCCGTACGGCAGCTCACCGGCTACGCGCGGGTCCGGCTGGAGCCGGGGGAGAGCGCCGAGGTGGCCTTCGGCGTGCACGCCGACCGCACCGCCTTCACCGGCCGGGACCTGCGCCGCGTCGTCGACCCCGGCGACGTCGAGGTGCTGGTGGGCACGTCCGCGGCGGACCTGCCGTGCCGCGGCGTCGTACGATTGACCGGCTCGTCCAGGCACGTCGGCCACGACCGGCGGCTCGTCACCCTCGCCGAGGTGCGGGGGCGAGGGGGTGCGGATGCCATCCAGTCCTAG
- a CDS encoding carbohydrate ABC transporter permease, producing MTTVPTRAPEHLGTAKADNPRHRRVTSRGKERPNYLAGLTSVLWLVIVVVPIYWIVITSFKSQSRYYLENPFAPPSEPTLANYRLVIESDFVQYFVNSVIVTIGAVVPAVAVSFMAAYAIVRGGRSRLLRWTNSLFLMGLAIPLQATIIPVYLIIIQLGLYDSLMAMILPSIAFAIPLSVLVLSNFIRDVPKELFESMRIDGATESGMLWRLAFPLARPAVVTVTIYNALHIWNGFLLPLVLTQTPDKRVLPLALWSFQEEYSINVPAVLASVVLTTLPILILYVVGRRQLLSGLTAGFSK from the coding sequence ATGACGACCGTCCCCACCAGGGCCCCGGAGCACCTCGGCACCGCCAAGGCCGACAACCCGCGCCACCGCCGCGTCACCTCGCGCGGCAAGGAGCGCCCCAACTACCTGGCCGGGCTGACCAGCGTCCTGTGGCTGGTGATCGTGGTGGTGCCGATCTACTGGATCGTCATCACGAGCTTCAAGTCCCAGTCGAGGTACTACCTGGAGAACCCGTTCGCCCCGCCGTCGGAGCCGACGCTGGCGAACTACCGGCTGGTCATCGAGTCGGACTTCGTGCAGTACTTCGTCAACAGCGTCATCGTCACGATAGGCGCCGTGGTGCCGGCCGTGGCGGTCAGCTTCATGGCGGCGTACGCGATCGTGCGCGGCGGCAGGAGCAGGCTGCTGCGCTGGACGAACTCGCTGTTCCTCATGGGCCTGGCCATCCCGCTGCAGGCCACGATCATCCCGGTCTACCTGATCATCATCCAGCTCGGCCTGTACGACTCGCTGATGGCGATGATCCTGCCGTCGATCGCGTTCGCGATCCCGCTGTCGGTGCTGGTCCTGTCGAACTTCATCAGGGACGTGCCCAAGGAGCTGTTCGAGTCGATGCGGATCGACGGCGCGACCGAGAGCGGGATGCTCTGGCGGCTGGCGTTCCCCCTGGCGCGGCCGGCCGTGGTGACCGTGACGATCTACAACGCGCTGCACATCTGGAACGGGTTCCTGCTGCCGCTGGTGCTCACGCAGACGCCGGACAAGCGCGTGCTGCCGCTGGCGCTGTGGTCCTTCCAGGAGGAGTACAGCATCAACGTGCCCGCCGTCCTGGCCTCGGTCGTGCTGACCACGCTGCCGATCCTCATCCTGTACGTGGTGGGCCGCCGCCAGCTGCTCAGCGGTCTGACCGCGGGCTTCAGCAAGTAG
- a CDS encoding serine/threonine-protein kinase: MEVPGYTEIRELGHGGTGRVMLAVRESDGLGVAIKHLSGPLRQDAAFVARFRSEALVIREIDSPHTARVLDYVESGDDAVIVMELVEGVTLRRLLEHEGATGAEAALTVLKGALLGLAEAHRHGVVHRDFKPENVLITEDGDSKLVDFGVAAHVGETAELSGTPSYMAPEQWDDAPAGPQTDVYAAALVFYECLTGHRAFHAENVAALAYQHQHVPPPMEDVEEPLRPLVEHGLAKDPADRPESAEAFLEELEEAARAAYGEDWELRGRTGLGILILPLAALLPRPQAAADGGGATSLFHNTLSPVGKLAVTGGLVMATAAAVVSAFVILGGPEPESGAALPPAASVPPSAGPPAATPAPEETSPAPTEPVPTSSEPIVVTPPITYAGPPTFAPTGGPATREPTREPTRDPTREPTREPTRQPTGEPSGEPTRTGAPAPSTRPPATSPQPDDPDDDPPGEPPGNGENPPATTQAPPTRAPDPEPAPTRPKDPLVSISISVSLGLPLLGGDGDGLVDADVGLGLGSSLLGLIVVPGSVLAGRQIVVRRVRKRREAEIAEVARRDG, translated from the coding sequence ATGGAGGTTCCCGGCTACACGGAGATCCGGGAACTCGGCCACGGAGGGACCGGCCGGGTGATGCTCGCCGTACGCGAGTCCGACGGCCTGGGCGTCGCGATCAAGCACTTATCCGGCCCCTTACGCCAGGACGCCGCCTTCGTCGCCAGGTTCCGCTCCGAGGCCCTGGTCATCCGGGAGATCGACAGCCCGCACACCGCCCGCGTGCTCGACTACGTGGAGTCCGGCGACGACGCCGTCATCGTCATGGAGCTGGTGGAGGGCGTCACGCTGCGGCGGCTGCTGGAGCACGAGGGCGCGACCGGCGCGGAGGCCGCGCTCACCGTGCTGAAGGGGGCGCTGCTCGGCCTGGCGGAGGCACACCGGCACGGCGTCGTGCACCGCGACTTCAAGCCCGAGAACGTCCTGATCACCGAGGACGGCGACAGCAAGCTCGTCGACTTCGGCGTGGCCGCGCACGTCGGCGAGACCGCCGAGCTGTCGGGCACCCCCTCCTACATGGCGCCCGAGCAGTGGGACGACGCCCCCGCCGGGCCGCAGACCGACGTGTACGCCGCCGCCCTGGTCTTCTACGAGTGCCTGACCGGCCACCGCGCCTTCCACGCCGAGAACGTGGCAGCCCTGGCCTACCAGCACCAGCACGTGCCGCCCCCCATGGAGGACGTCGAGGAGCCGCTGCGCCCGCTGGTCGAGCACGGACTGGCCAAGGATCCGGCGGACCGGCCAGAGTCGGCGGAGGCGTTCCTGGAGGAGCTGGAGGAGGCCGCGCGCGCCGCGTACGGGGAGGACTGGGAGCTGCGCGGGCGGACCGGGCTCGGCATCCTGATCCTGCCGCTGGCCGCGCTGCTGCCCAGGCCGCAGGCGGCCGCCGACGGGGGCGGCGCCACGAGCCTGTTCCACAACACGCTCTCGCCCGTGGGCAAGCTGGCGGTGACCGGCGGGCTGGTGATGGCGACGGCGGCGGCGGTGGTGTCGGCGTTCGTGATCCTGGGCGGGCCCGAGCCGGAGAGCGGCGCGGCGCTGCCGCCCGCCGCCTCCGTTCCGCCCTCCGCCGGACCGCCCGCCGCGACGCCGGCGCCCGAGGAGACCTCCCCGGCCCCGACGGAGCCGGTGCCCACGTCGTCCGAGCCGATCGTGGTGACGCCGCCCATCACGTACGCCGGGCCGCCGACCTTCGCGCCCACCGGCGGGCCGGCCACCCGCGAGCCGACCCGCGAGCCGACCCGCGATCCGACTCGCGAGCCCACCCGTGAACCGACCCGCCAGCCGACGGGCGAACCGTCGGGCGAGCCGACCAGGACCGGCGCGCCGGCGCCGAGCACCCGCCCGCCCGCCACCTCGCCCCAGCCCGACGACCCGGACGACGACCCGCCCGGCGAGCCTCCCGGCAACGGCGAGAACCCGCCCGCCACCACCCAGGCCCCGCCGACCCGCGCCCCCGACCCGGAACCCGCTCCCACCAGGCCGAAGGACCCGCTCGTCTCGATCTCGATCAGCGTGTCGCTCGGCCTGCCGCTGCTCGGCGGCGACGGCGACGGGCTGGTGGACGCCGACGTCGGCCTGGGGCTCGGCTCCAGCCTGCTGGGCCTGATCGTGGTGCCGGGCTCGGTGCTGGCCGGCAGGCAGATCGTGGTCCGCAGAGTACGCAAACGCCGCGAAGCGGAAATAGCCGAAGTTGCGCGCAGGGACGGGTGA
- a CDS encoding extracellular solute-binding protein, with protein sequence MESRTTSRRNFLSLVSMGVPLGAALAACGGTGPTQTGAGGGSGNATTSGGGGGNTATYWYLSTQPQEGVRTRTMERHNKANPNATIEGTTFQNDAFKTKIKTAIGAGQAPTLIWGWGGGGLRSYVQAGAVEDLTPWFDQNPAVKDKLFPSAFGAATVDGKIYAMPCETLQPIVLYYDKRAFEKIGAQPPQTWGDILDLVPKFNAKGIAPFSLGGQSRWTNMMWLEFLFDRIGGPEIFQAVFDGEKDAWNNPLAIQALGEVQKLVKADGFVKGFSSITADSNADQALLYTGKAAMMLHGGWTYGSMSTDGGDFVSGGNLGYMNFPPVDGGKGDPGNTVGNPGQYMSISSKATPEQKEIAKKFFAGALIDDTSAKEWVGTGAVPILKGSDAHFAASKDKDFLTFVYNIAVNAKSFGQSWDQALSPTAAEVLLDNISKLFQLSISPQEFATNMNAVIGK encoded by the coding sequence GTGGAGTCCAGGACAACCTCTCGCCGCAACTTCCTCAGCCTCGTCTCCATGGGCGTCCCCCTAGGAGCAGCACTCGCCGCCTGCGGCGGCACAGGACCCACCCAGACCGGCGCCGGTGGCGGCTCCGGCAACGCGACCACCAGCGGTGGTGGCGGCGGCAACACCGCCACGTACTGGTACCTGTCGACGCAGCCTCAGGAGGGCGTGCGCACCAGGACCATGGAGCGGCACAACAAGGCCAATCCCAACGCGACGATCGAGGGCACGACCTTCCAGAACGACGCGTTCAAGACGAAGATCAAGACCGCCATCGGCGCCGGCCAGGCCCCCACCCTGATCTGGGGCTGGGGAGGCGGCGGCCTGCGCAGCTACGTGCAGGCGGGCGCGGTCGAGGACCTGACCCCGTGGTTCGACCAGAACCCGGCCGTGAAGGACAAGCTGTTCCCCTCCGCCTTCGGCGCGGCCACCGTCGACGGCAAGATCTACGCGATGCCGTGCGAGACCCTGCAGCCCATCGTCCTGTACTACGACAAGCGGGCCTTCGAGAAGATCGGCGCCCAGCCGCCCCAGACGTGGGGCGACATCCTGGACCTGGTGCCCAAGTTCAACGCCAAGGGCATCGCGCCGTTCTCGCTCGGCGGCCAGTCCCGCTGGACGAACATGATGTGGCTGGAGTTCCTCTTCGACCGCATCGGCGGCCCCGAGATCTTCCAGGCCGTGTTCGACGGCGAGAAGGACGCCTGGAACAACCCGCTCGCGATCCAGGCCCTGGGCGAGGTGCAGAAGCTGGTCAAGGCCGACGGGTTCGTCAAGGGCTTCTCCTCGATCACCGCCGACTCCAACGCCGACCAGGCGCTGCTCTACACCGGCAAGGCCGCGATGATGCTGCACGGCGGCTGGACGTACGGCAGCATGTCGACCGACGGCGGCGACTTCGTCTCCGGCGGCAACCTCGGCTACATGAACTTCCCGCCGGTCGACGGCGGCAAGGGCGACCCCGGCAATACGGTCGGCAACCCCGGCCAGTACATGTCCATCTCCTCCAAGGCCACGCCCGAGCAGAAGGAGATCGCCAAGAAGTTCTTCGCCGGCGCGCTGATCGACGACACGTCCGCCAAGGAGTGGGTGGGGACGGGCGCCGTCCCGATCCTCAAGGGCTCGGACGCGCACTTCGCGGCCTCCAAGGACAAGGACTTCCTGACCTTCGTCTACAACATCGCCGTCAACGCCAAGTCCTTCGGCCAGTCGTGGGACCAGGCGCTCAGCCCGACGGCCGCCGAGGTGCTGCTGGACAACATCTCCAAGCTGTTCCAGCTGTCGATCTCGCCGCAGGAGTTCGCCACCAACATGAACGCGGTCATCGGCAAGTGA
- a CDS encoding coiled-coil domain-containing protein — protein MAVASSAVRLNPARASSPRHGWAVAATAMLLLLAAAPAQAEPKPTVKQLKKELTALQKDSDKLITEYYNSRIAHQKAESAEKSAKEKLAAAQEVYDRHSTELRAMAVARYIGGDPGAMALLAGGQDPATLLSRMALTQHVIDEEEAVLRGYAEVRDARGRAEQEAADRAEELERTVGDLEERKEKAEKQIEKIKDRIDLLYTAPGIRRPDGTWVPQLPQGADNITPRMALVKKLIQERFEVPYGIGCYRAIQDGGEHPLGRACDFMLSRGGAFPSAAEQKRGDQISAWAIKNAKRLGIMYVIYRQRIWHVRTGVWRTMSDRGGATANHYDHPHISVY, from the coding sequence GTGGCGGTTGCGTCCTCCGCCGTCCGGTTGAACCCTGCCCGGGCCTCCAGCCCGCGCCACGGCTGGGCCGTCGCGGCCACCGCGATGCTGCTGCTGCTGGCCGCCGCCCCCGCGCAGGCCGAGCCCAAGCCCACCGTCAAGCAGCTCAAGAAGGAGCTGACGGCGCTGCAGAAGGACTCGGACAAGCTCATCACCGAGTACTACAACAGCCGCATCGCCCACCAGAAGGCTGAGAGCGCCGAGAAATCGGCCAAGGAGAAGCTGGCCGCCGCCCAGGAGGTCTACGACCGGCACTCCACCGAGCTGCGCGCCATGGCCGTCGCCCGCTACATCGGCGGCGACCCCGGCGCGATGGCCCTGCTCGCCGGCGGCCAGGACCCCGCCACGCTGCTCAGCCGGATGGCGCTGACCCAGCACGTGATCGACGAGGAAGAGGCCGTGCTCCGCGGCTACGCCGAGGTCAGGGACGCGCGGGGCCGGGCCGAGCAGGAGGCTGCCGACCGGGCCGAGGAGCTGGAGCGTACGGTCGGCGACCTGGAGGAGCGCAAGGAGAAGGCCGAGAAGCAGATCGAGAAGATCAAGGACAGGATCGACCTGCTCTACACGGCCCCCGGGATCCGTCGGCCCGACGGCACCTGGGTCCCGCAGCTGCCCCAGGGGGCCGACAACATCACGCCCCGGATGGCGCTGGTCAAGAAGCTCATCCAGGAGCGGTTCGAGGTGCCGTACGGGATCGGGTGCTACCGCGCGATCCAGGACGGCGGCGAGCACCCGCTCGGGCGGGCCTGCGACTTCATGCTGAGCCGGGGCGGCGCGTTCCCGTCGGCGGCCGAGCAGAAACGCGGCGACCAGATCTCCGCCTGGGCGATCAAGAACGCCAAGCGGCTGGGGATCATGTACGTGATCTACCGGCAGCGCATCTGGCACGTCAGGACCGGGGTGTGGCGCACCATGTCCGACCGGGGCGGCGCGACGGCCAACCACTACGACCACCCGCACATCTCGGTCTACTAG
- a CDS encoding carbohydrate ABC transporter permease, giving the protein MTIPALVFFVGFAVIPLGGVLALSFVTWDGIGAMSPAGLGNWAAILSDPGLPHALWVTFLLMAVSWLVQTPASILMGAFLAGRQRYRAVLSVIFFVPLLLSSAALAITYKALLDPNFGLGAGLGIDLLIQDWLGDPVLAFSVVIFVVSWQYIPFHSLVYQGGIRQIPRSMYEAAELDGAGRVRRFFSITLPQLKYTIITSSTLMVVGSLTLFDLIFVLTAGGPGDATRVLAVDMYKRGFMANLMGPASVIAIILVLVGLALSLLLRRLGGRDASHSQLEGA; this is encoded by the coding sequence ATGACCATCCCGGCGCTGGTGTTCTTCGTCGGGTTCGCCGTGATCCCGCTGGGCGGAGTGCTCGCGCTGAGCTTCGTGACGTGGGACGGCATCGGGGCGATGAGCCCCGCGGGCCTCGGCAACTGGGCCGCGATCCTGAGCGATCCCGGCCTGCCGCACGCGCTGTGGGTGACGTTCCTCCTCATGGCGGTGTCGTGGCTGGTCCAGACGCCGGCGAGCATCCTGATGGGCGCGTTCCTGGCCGGGCGGCAGCGGTACCGGGCGGTCCTGTCGGTGATCTTCTTCGTCCCGCTGCTGCTCAGCTCGGCGGCCCTGGCGATCACGTACAAGGCGCTGCTCGACCCGAACTTCGGGCTGGGCGCGGGCCTGGGCATCGACCTCCTGATCCAGGACTGGCTGGGCGACCCGGTGCTCGCCTTCAGCGTCGTGATCTTCGTGGTGTCGTGGCAGTACATCCCGTTCCACTCGCTGGTCTACCAGGGCGGCATCCGCCAGATCCCGCGCTCGATGTACGAGGCCGCGGAGCTGGACGGCGCGGGCCGGGTGCGCAGGTTCTTCAGCATCACGCTGCCGCAGCTCAAGTACACGATCATCACGTCCTCGACGCTGATGGTGGTCGGGTCGCTGACGCTCTTCGACCTGATCTTCGTGCTGACCGCCGGCGGCCCCGGCGACGCCACCCGCGTGCTCGCGGTCGACATGTACAAGCGCGGCTTCATGGCCAACCTCATGGGCCCGGCCAGCGTGATCGCGATCATCCTCGTCCTCGTCGGCCTCGCCCTGTCGCTGCTCCTGCGCCGGCTCGGCGGGCGCGACGCCAGCCACAGCCAGCTAGAAGGGGCCTGA